Genomic DNA from Anaerohalosphaeraceae bacterium:
CTGGAAAAAATGACCTCCCATACACCCGTTGTCTGGATTCAGACGCAATCCTGCACCGGAGATTCCGTCTCACTGCTGAACAGCACAGACCCGGAACCGGCCGACCTGCTGACCCGATACATCACCCTGGTTGTTCATCAGACCCTCGGAGCCGCTCAGGGACAGACCTTTATGAAAGCGCTGGATGATGCCGCCTTTCTGAACGGATACCTCCTGGTCATCGAAGGGTCGATTCCGCTCGGAATGCCGCAGGCCTGTCTGATTGGCGGCAGACCCGCAGAGGAGATTCTTGTGAAATTAATCCCAAAAGCCAAGGCCGTTGTCGCCGTCGGCACGTGTTCGGCCTTCGGCGGCATTCCTGCCGCAGAAGGCAATCCGACCGGCTCCGGCAGTGTTCAGGATTTGATGAACAAGCATCATCTCAGCTGGAAAAGAAAACTCGTCAACTGCCCCAGCTGCCCCCCCCATCCCAAACCCATCATCGGCACACTGGCCTATCTGGCCGCCAAAGGATATCCCGAGGTGGACGAAGTGCTGCTGACTCCCAGATTCTTCTACGGCACGTCCACACATGACCAGTGCCCGCGCTATCATGACTACGAGCGAAAAATCTTCTCCAGAC
This window encodes:
- a CDS encoding hydrogenase small subunit, whose product is MKTEIPFTRRDFLKLGSFLAASVSIPGKWAEIFAAGLEKMTSHTPVVWIQTQSCTGDSVSLLNSTDPEPADLLTRYITLVVHQTLGAAQGQTFMKALDDAAFLNGYLLVIEGSIPLGMPQACLIGGRPAEEILVKLIPKAKAVVAVGTCSAFGGIPAAEGNPTGSGSVQDLMNKHHLSWKRKLVNCPSCPPHPKPIIGTLAYLAAKGYPEVDEVLLTPRFFYGTSTHDQCPRYHDYERKIFSRHFGDPHGCLFKLGCLGPLTRTECPHRQWNGGVNWCIRASAPCIGCSSPHFAKKKNFPFYRLGEKHHSVEYTEKDRKGV